A single genomic interval of Siphonobacter curvatus harbors:
- a CDS encoding acyltransferase family protein, translating into MSNAQIPGTAFADAKPHYHILDGLRGVAALSVVCFHVFEAFATSHLDQIINHGYLAVDFFFILSGFVVGYAYDDRWEKMTVLDFIKRRLIRLHPMVVLGAIIGAIMFYTQGCSVWDVSKVSISMLLVATLINALLIPATPGFEIRGVGEMFPLNGPSWSLFFEYIGNLLYAFWLRKLSTKALTVLVVLAAVGLAAFAIVGPYGDLCVGFSITGDNMLGGSLRLLFSFSAGLLLSRVFKPIAVKGTFWVGSLAILVLSAIPRIGGSEYLWMNGLYDTLCVTIVFPALVYLGASETTISQRMTRLFTFLGDLSYPLYMVHYPLIYLYFAWVKNEKLTFEQSLPGALALVVGSVILAYGCLKLYDEPVRRYLTNRLLRVGK; encoded by the coding sequence ATGTCAAATGCCCAAATTCCTGGTACTGCCTTTGCGGATGCCAAACCTCATTACCACATTCTGGATGGATTACGGGGCGTAGCGGCCTTGAGCGTGGTGTGTTTTCACGTGTTTGAAGCCTTTGCCACCAGTCACTTAGACCAGATTATTAATCACGGCTATCTGGCGGTAGACTTCTTCTTTATTCTCTCGGGATTCGTGGTGGGCTATGCGTATGATGATCGCTGGGAGAAGATGACGGTCCTGGACTTTATCAAACGCCGACTGATTCGTTTGCACCCCATGGTGGTATTAGGGGCCATCATCGGAGCTATTATGTTTTATACGCAGGGTTGTTCAGTATGGGATGTATCCAAAGTATCCATTTCGATGCTTTTGGTAGCGACGTTAATCAACGCCCTGCTTATTCCCGCGACGCCTGGTTTTGAAATTCGGGGCGTCGGCGAAATGTTTCCCTTAAATGGGCCAAGCTGGTCGCTGTTTTTCGAGTATATCGGTAATCTCCTCTACGCGTTCTGGCTCCGTAAGCTTTCCACCAAAGCATTGACCGTTCTGGTTGTCCTCGCGGCAGTTGGTTTGGCCGCCTTTGCGATAGTTGGACCCTATGGTGACCTGTGCGTGGGTTTTTCGATAACGGGTGACAACATGCTCGGCGGCTCGTTACGCCTGCTGTTTTCATTCTCGGCGGGTTTACTACTCTCCCGCGTATTCAAACCGATCGCGGTCAAAGGGACGTTCTGGGTCGGTAGTCTGGCCATACTCGTTTTATCAGCGATCCCACGCATTGGTGGTAGTGAATACCTGTGGATGAACGGTTTATACGATACCCTCTGCGTAACGATCGTCTTTCCGGCACTGGTTTATCTGGGTGCCTCAGAAACCACCATTAGCCAACGTATGACTCGGCTATTTACCTTTTTAGGGGACCTTTCGTATCCTTTGTATATGGTTCATTACCCCTTGATCTACCTATACTTCGCCTGGGTGAAAAATGAAAAGCTCACCTTTGAACAATCATTGCCCGGAGCGTTGGCCCTGGTCGTGGGTTCGGTAATCCTGGCGTATGGTTGCCTGAAGTTATACGATGAACCCGTCCGTCGGTATCTGACGAATCGTCTGCTACGCGTAGGAAAATAG
- a CDS encoding Na+/H+ antiporter: MIHENLLLILSLFFIMALLYMLSQRLNISYPIFLVMGGLGISFIPGIPSMTIDPDLVFLIFLPPLLFEAAWESSWTQLWKWKRSILSLGFGLVLATSLAVAYFSTALIPGFTLALGFLLGGIISPPDAIAATSVLRGLDVPKRAQTILEGESLVNDAASLTVFRFALAALLTGNFVFQQAIVDFLVLSVMGVFVGFSIAFLLYWIMRYWGGTSRIITPITLIAPYLMYLVAEQFHWSGVLAVVSGGLLLSARSSKFLNYQTRQQTQEVWATVGFLLNGFVFTIIGLQLPLIIQGLEEYTVLQVIYYSLLISGMVIIIRIVLVYLSFFLPRLLAAGKPYSEPHPGLKLSLLIGWAGMRGVVSLASALAIPLTLLDGINPFPHRNLILFITFVVILITLVFQGLTLPLFMKWLGIKETEEQIPAQEQIESLRQELTQLSLEHLDTHYAYEMEQYEVVGRIKAQLISQVSVTKNALQSNDQSSGLLTVQDLYRKVMLDLVEVRRLALERLKKESRFDDEILRAKESELDYEQARWSKK; this comes from the coding sequence ATGATCCATGAAAATCTATTACTGATTTTATCCCTGTTTTTTATTATGGCGTTGCTCTACATGCTTAGTCAACGCCTGAACATATCCTACCCCATTTTTTTAGTGATGGGTGGTCTGGGGATCAGCTTCATTCCCGGTATCCCTTCCATGACCATTGACCCGGATCTGGTCTTTTTGATTTTTCTGCCTCCACTACTTTTCGAAGCTGCCTGGGAATCTTCTTGGACGCAGCTCTGGAAGTGGAAACGGTCCATCCTTAGTTTAGGCTTCGGCCTGGTTTTAGCGACTTCACTGGCGGTTGCCTACTTCTCCACCGCCCTGATTCCTGGCTTTACGCTCGCTCTGGGTTTCTTACTTGGCGGCATTATTTCGCCTCCTGATGCCATTGCGGCTACCTCCGTGCTACGCGGACTGGATGTACCCAAACGGGCCCAAACCATACTGGAAGGCGAAAGTCTGGTAAACGATGCGGCCTCACTGACGGTTTTTCGCTTTGCCCTGGCGGCCTTACTGACTGGAAACTTTGTCTTTCAGCAGGCTATTGTCGACTTCCTGGTGCTTTCCGTCATGGGTGTATTCGTAGGGTTCAGTATCGCTTTTCTGCTGTACTGGATCATGCGTTACTGGGGAGGCACTTCCCGCATCATTACACCCATTACTCTGATCGCTCCGTATTTGATGTACTTGGTTGCTGAACAATTTCACTGGTCCGGCGTATTGGCCGTTGTTAGTGGCGGCCTGTTACTCTCGGCCCGTTCGAGTAAGTTTTTGAATTATCAGACCCGCCAGCAAACGCAGGAAGTCTGGGCTACGGTAGGTTTTCTGCTCAATGGATTTGTATTTACGATTATTGGATTGCAACTACCCCTCATTATTCAGGGTTTGGAAGAGTACACAGTTCTGCAGGTGATCTACTACTCGTTGTTGATAAGCGGCATGGTCATCATTATTCGGATAGTATTGGTATATCTTTCTTTTTTTCTGCCCCGTTTGTTGGCGGCTGGAAAACCCTACTCCGAACCTCACCCTGGTCTTAAACTGTCCCTGCTCATTGGCTGGGCAGGTATGCGGGGAGTTGTTTCACTGGCATCAGCCCTGGCCATTCCCCTGACTCTGCTCGATGGCATAAATCCGTTTCCGCATCGAAACCTGATTCTTTTCATCACGTTCGTAGTCATTCTTATCACGCTCGTATTCCAGGGCCTTACGCTTCCATTGTTCATGAAATGGCTTGGCATTAAAGAAACCGAAGAACAAATTCCGGCTCAGGAGCAAATTGAATCACTTCGGCAGGAACTCACTCAGCTTTCCCTGGAACATCTAGACACGCATTATGCCTACGAAATGGAACAATACGAAGTGGTGGGGCGTATCAAGGCTCAACTGATCTCCCAGGTTTCAGTGACCAAGAATGCCTTACAATCCAATGATCAGTCGTCCGGGTTATTGACCGTTCAGGACCTCTACCGTAAAGTGATGCTAGACCTTGTCGAAGTAAGGAGATTAGCTTTGGAACGCCTGAAAAAGGAAAGCCGTTTTGATGATGAAATTCTGCGGGCGAAAGAAAGTGAACTGGATTATGAACAAGCTCGCTGGTCGAAAAAGTAA